ATAGACCCATCTGAGCAAACGAGCGATCGAGTCTTTTGAGCGCCTGATCGATTTGATCCGCGGTGACGTTGAGCGGCGGAGTGATGCGAATGACGTTGCCCGCGAGACCTCCCTTGCCGATGAGAAGCCCGTTCGTCTTAGTCGCTTCAAAAAGTCTTTTGCCGGCTTCAGGCTGTGGCTGCTTGTTCTCGCCCACCAGCTCGAGCCCCTGCATCAATCCCATGCCGCGTACGTCGCCGATGACGGGATATTTTTTCTGCAGACCCGACAGTCCATAGCGCAAGCGCTGCCCCATGAGGCGCGCGTTCTCCACCAGATTTTCTTCCTCGATGACTTCGATCGTCGCCAGCGCCGCCGCGCTTGTGACCGGATTCCCGCCGAAGGTGGAGATGCTCATCCCCTTCATGCTGTCGGCGACCTCCGGCGCCGCGATCGTCGCGCCGATCGGCGCGCCGTTCGCCATGCCTTTGGCGAAGGTCATGATGTCCGGCTCGACGCCCCAGTGCTCGATGCCGAACATCTTGCCGCCGGTGCGGCCCCAGGCGGTTTGAACTTCGTCGCAGATAAAGAGCCCGCCGTACTTGTGCACGATCGCAACGATCTCCGAGAAATATTCTTTCGGCGGAGTGATGAAACCGCCGATTCCCTGAATCGGCTCGGCGATGAACGCGGCGAGGCGGCTGGACGTAACCGACCGGATCGCCTCTTCGAGGTCCTTCGCGCACTTGAGATCACAGCTCGGATAGGTGAGCCCGAACGGACAGCGGTAGCAATACGCGTTGGGAATGTGGTGGACGCCGGGAGTCGAGGTCGGCGTCAAGCGCCAGGCGGCGTGGCCCGTCAAGCTCATCGCCAGATGGGAGCGGCCGCTGTAGCCGTGGCGCAGCGCGATCACGTCCTGGCATTTCGTGTGCAGCTCCGCCAGCAGGACCGCGGTCTCGTTGGCTTCGGTGCCGCTGTTGGTGAAAAAAGATTTTTGCAGCTTTCCCGGAGTGATTTGCGCAAGCTTCTCCGCCAGGCGCACGTGCGGCTCGTTCGGATAGAGCGTCGAGATGTGCTGGAGCTTGGCGGATTGCTTTTGCATCGCGTCGGTGACTTTTTCGTTGCAGTGGCCGACGCTGATCGTGACGATGCCGCCGAAGAAATCGAGATATTCCTTTCCTTCGGTGTCGTAGACGTACGTGCCCTTCGCGTGATCGACGACGAGCGGCTCCTCGTAGTAGTTCGCCACGCAGGAAAAAAGATATTTCCCGTGCTTGTCGATGATGTCTTGTTTGTTCATGCCGAGGCTCTCAAAAGACGGTATGCAATCCCACTAACGCTGTCAATTAAGTCGGTCGCCTTGTTTTTCCCGGCCCGTAGATCACTTTTCCAGGCCGTGCTCCGGTGTGGTTTCCTTCATCGATCACGATCGCGCCGTTGACCAGGACGTAGTCGATGCCCTTCGGATACTGTTTGGGGTTATCATAGGTCGCGGTGTCCGCCACGGCGTCGGGATCGACCACGACGAGGTCGGCCCAATAGCCTTCCCGGATCAGGCCGCGGTCCTTCAGCCCAAGCACCTGCGCCGGCAAGGAGGT
This window of the Candidatus Binatia bacterium genome carries:
- a CDS encoding aspartate aminotransferase family protein, with product MNKQDIIDKHGKYLFSCVANYYEEPLVVDHAKGTYVYDTEGKEYLDFFGGIVTISVGHCNEKVTDAMQKQSAKLQHISTLYPNEPHVRLAEKLAQITPGKLQKSFFTNSGTEANETAVLLAELHTKCQDVIALRHGYSGRSHLAMSLTGHAAWRLTPTSTPGVHHIPNAYCYRCPFGLTYPSCDLKCAKDLEEAIRSVTSSRLAAFIAEPIQGIGGFITPPKEYFSEIVAIVHKYGGLFICDEVQTAWGRTGGKMFGIEHWGVEPDIMTFAKGMANGAPIGATIAAPEVADSMKGMSISTFGGNPVTSAAALATIEVIEEENLVENARLMGQRLRYGLSGLQKKYPVIGDVRGMGLMQGLELVGENKQPQPEAGKRLFEATKTNGLLIGKGGLAGNVIRITPPLNVTADQIDQALKRLDRSFAQMGL